The following DNA comes from Kitasatospora sp. NBC_01287.
GCTGGGGTGACCCCGCCCGCCGCACCGAACTCCCGGCCGCCGCGACCGAGACGCTGGCCGCCTTCGGGGTGCGCACGCCCGCCCGGCCGCCGGTCGACCTCGACACCCTGGCGCTGCCCGCCCCGGCGGTGAACGACAAGGCGCTGGCCGAGCTGGCCGCCGTCCTCGGCGCCGAGCGGGTGAGCACCGCCGACGCCGCGCGGATCGGCCACACCCGGGGCTGGTCCACCCCCGACCTGCTGAAGCTGCGCGCGGGCGACGTCACCGACGCGCCTGACGCCGTCCTCTTCCCCGGCAGCCACCAGGAGGTGGTGGCCGTGCTGGAGCTGTGCGAGCGGCTGCGGCTGGCCGTCGTGCCGTTCTCCGGCGGCACCTCGGTGGTCGGCGGCCTCGCCCCGCAGCGGGACGGCTTCGCCGGCCTGGTCGCGCTCGACCTCGGCCGGCTGGACGCCGTGCTCGCGGTCGACGAGGTCTCCCGCACCGCCACCCTGCAGGCCGGCCTGCGCGGAGTGGAGGCCGAACGGCTGCTGCGCGAGCGCGGTCTGACGCTGGGTCACTTCCCGCAGTCCTACGAGGGCGCGAGCATCGGCGGCTACGCGGCGGCGCGCTCGGCGGGCCAGGCCTCGGCCGGCTACGGGCGCTTCGACGAGATGGTGGTCGGCCTGGTGCTGGCCACCCCGCGCGGCACGATGGAGCTGGGTAGCGCGCCGAAGTCGGCGGCCGGCCCGGACCTGCGCCAACTGGTGCTCGGCTCGGAGGGCACCCTCGGCGTGATCACCTCGGTGACCGTCCGGGTCCGCCCGCTGCCGGCCGAACGGGTCTACGAGGCCTGGCGGTTCGACTCCTTCGAGCAGGGCGCCGACGCGCTGCGCAAGCTGGTCCAGGACGGTCCGGTGCCCACCGTGCTGCGGCTCTCCGACGAGGCGGAGACCTCGGTCAACCTGGCCGACCCGGCCGCGATGTTCGGTGGCGGACCGGGCGGCTGCCTGGCGGTCACCGGCTACGAGGGCACCGCCGCCGAGGTGGCCGCCCGCCGGGCCGGGGCGGGCGAGGTGCTGACCGCGGCCGGCGGGCAGCCGCTGGGCACCGAGCCGGGCGAGGCCTGGCGCCACGGTCGCTACCGCGCGCCCTACCTGCGCGATCCGCTGCTGGACGCGGGCGTGCTGATCGAGACCCTGGAGACGGTGACCTTCTGGTCCGACCTGCACGCGCTGCGCGCGGCCGTCACCGAGGCGCTGAGCGGCGCGCTCACCGCGCAGGGCACCCCGCCGCTGGTGCTCTGCCACATCTCGCACGTCTACGAGACCGGCGCCTCGCTCTACTTCACCATCGCCTGCGCCCAGGGCGAGGACCCGCTCACCCAGTGGCAGGCCGCCAAGTCGGCCGCCAACGAGGCGATCCGCGCCGCCGGCGCCGCGATCACCCACCACCACGGGGTGGGCACCGACCACCGCGAGGTCTACGCCCGCGAGGTGGGCCCGCTGGCGGTGGCCTCGCTGCAGGCGGTCAAGCGGGTGCTGGACCCGGCGGGGATCCTCAACCCCGGCGTGCTGATCCCGGCTTCGGACGCGTCGTCGCAGGGCGGCACCGCCGCCGAGAACGGACACTGAGGTGGCCGCCGGGGGGTTCACCGCGATCGTCAACCCGATCTCGGGCGGCGGCCACGCCGCCGCCCGCTGGGAGCCGATCGCCGCGCGGCTGCGCGCGGGCGGCGCCACCGTCCGCTCGGTGCCGACCCGCGGCCGCGACCATGCCATCGCCAGCGCCCGGGAGGCCGCCGAGCGCGGCGAGGTGGTGGTCGCGGTCGGCGGCGACGGCATGGTGCGCGACGTGGCCGAGGGCGCGGTGCGCGGCGCCGGCACGATGGCCGTGGTGCCGGCCGGGCGCGGCAACGACCTGGCCCGCACGCTGCGGCTGCCCGGCGTCGGCGACCCGGCGGCGGTGGCCGACCTGCTGCTGGCGGGACGCAGCCGGACCATCGACGTGCTGGAGGTCAACGGCGTGGTCGTGCCGGGCAACGTCTACATCGGGATCGACGCGCTGGCCACCCAGATCATCAACGCGGGGCGCGCGCTGCCCGCCCTGCTGGTCTACCGCCTCGCCCCGCTCCAGGCGATCCTGCGCTGGCGCGCGGCCGGCTACACGCTGACCGTCGACGGCGAGCGGCGCGAAGTGCGCGGCCACACCGTGGTGGTGGCCAACTCCGGTGCGTACGGCCACGGCTTGCGGATCGTGCCGACGGCGCTGCTGGACGACGGGCTGCTCGACGTGATGGTGGTCGGCGACGGGCCGCGCGCCAAGGTGGTCTCCTTCATGCGCGAGGCCAAGCGCGGCACCCACCTGCGCCGGCCCGAGGTCAGCGTGCGCCCCGCCCGCGAGGTGGTGGTGGACGCCGACCGCGCGATCCCGGTCTGCGCGGACGGCGACGAGATCGCCGAACTCCCGGCCCGGATCAAGGTGCTGCCGGGGGCGCTGCGCATCCTGGTGCCGTAGGCGGGGACGGCGACCGCCGCTCCTCGGCGGCGCCTCACAGCTGGGCGGCGCCTCACTCCTCGATGGCGCCGCCGACCGCGCGCAGGTGCTCACGGAAGGTCAGCGCGGGGTCGGCGCGGCGCGCGGCGAGGTAGGCGCCGAAGCGGACCTGGGCCCGCAGGGTGTCGCCCGAGCGGATCCGCTCGGCCTGGCGGCGCTCGGTGTCGCGGATCCCCTCGGCGAGCGCGAGGAGTTCGGCGGCGCGGCCGGCGGGCAGGAAGAGCACGCCGTCCTCGTCGCCGGCCACCAGGTCGTCCGGCGTCACCGTCCACTCCCCCACGGTGGCGGCGGCCAAGGCGTCGGCGGGGCGCGGATCCAGCCGCTGCGGGCCGGTGGGCAGCGCGCCCAGGCTGAACACCGGCAGCCCGATGGCCCGCAGGTCGGCGGTGTCGCGGTGCAGCCCCCAGACCACCACGCCCGCCACCCCGGCGGTGCGCGCCTCCAGCACCACGAGGTCGCCGACGCAGGCCTCGTCCGACCGGCCGGCGTTGTCCACCACCAGGACATCGCCCGGCTCGGCCGTCTCGAAGGCCTCCAGGAAGAGGTCGACGCTGCCCACGTGGCGGGCCGGGAGCACCCGCCCCGCCACCCGGCCGCCGGGCACCACCGCGCGCAGCGGCGCGGGCGCGCAGCGCACCGGGACCTGTGCGCGCAGGCAGGCGTCGGCCAGGTGGGCGGTGGTCAACGTCTCGAACCGCTGCTGAAGCTCGTGGTGGTCCATCCGGTCCGCCCTCTCGCGCCGCGCTGCTGGGTTGGGTATCGGGTCGGGCACCGGGTTCGGTATCCCTACTGACCCATCATCAGGGAGCGGCCCCCGCCCGCGCAACGCGCCCCGCCTCAGGCCGGCTCAGGACAGCTCAGGACAGCTCAGGACGCCTCAGGACGGCTCAGGACGCGGCGAGCGAGATCTCGGTGGACTTGATCAGGGCGACCACGCCGCTGCCCACGACCAGCCGCAGGTCCTGCACGGCGTCCTTGGTGATCGCGGCGGTCAGCTCGCCGCCCGCGATGCTCACCTTGACGGTGGCCATCGCGCCGCCGGTGACCACCTCGGTGACGGTGCCCGGCAGTTGGTTGCGGATGCTCAGGCCGGAGACCGGCGCGGTGGCGAGGGCGATCTCGGTGGACTTGGCGAGCGCGTTGACGGCCGAACCCTCCGCGAGGCCGAGCTCCTTCACCGCGTCGAGCGTGATGGCGGCGGTGATCTCCTGACCGCCGGTCAGCCGGGCGCGCACGGTCGCCATGACGGCGCCTGCGGTGACCTCGGTGACGGTGCCGGGGATCTGGTTGCGGATGCTCAGGGTCATGACGGGCTCCTCGGTCGACGTCGCATATCGGGCAGACCTCGCAGATCGGGCTGCCACTGCGGCCCACCCTGCCACGCCCGCCCCGGGCCCGGCGGACCTCACTCGCATCCGCCAGGGCCGACCGGGGGCGGCCCTCGCAGATTCCGCCAGGTCGGCGGTCCGGCTCACCCGTCAGGACCAAGGCCCGCCGGGGGCCGCAGGGCCAGGGGCCGCTGGAGCCGCTGGAGCCGCCCGACGTGACGACCTTGACCACTCCGTCCTGCGAGAGTGCGCACCGACCGACCGCGCCCCGGTGCCGGGTGGGCAGCGCTGCTGATATCCCCGAAGGACGTCAATCCGTCACCGCTGGAGGCCCCATGAAGCCCGAGATCCACCCGGAGTACCGGCCGGTCGTGTTCCGCGACCGGGTCGGCGGCCTCGCCTTCCTGACCCGCTCGACCCGTACCAGCGACCAGACCATCGAGTGGGAGGACGGCAACACCTACCCCGTGGTGGATGTGGAGATCTCCGCCGCGAGCCACCCGTTCTACACCGGCACCTCGCGCGTGGTCGACACCGCGGGCCGGGTGGAGCGCTTCGAGCGCCGCTACGGCAAGGCCGCCGCCGCCCGCCGCGACGGCGCCGGACAGCAGGCGAAGGACCCGCGGCAGGCCCAGGACGGGCAGCGGACGCAGGACGGGCAGCAGACGCAGGACGGGCCGACCGCCTGAGGCGGGCGACCACCACGGTCGGACCAAGGGGGCCGGAGAGCCGCAGGCCAGAAGCCGGAAGGCCTGCAGCTCTCCGGCCTCGCCGCGAGCATTCCGGGCCCGGGCGAGGCAGCTCACTGCGGGACGGGGGAAGACCCGGTGAGCTCGGCACCGAGACTGCCGCACTGCCCTTGCAAATCGCTAGAGCCGCTGCCCCTAGCCACCCCGGGGCCCGCGCACCCGCCCCCCTGCCGCCGCACCGGGGCAGCCGCGCGGCCCTCTCCCGCGCCCCCGCTCCCGTGCGCTCCCGTCCGGCCACTCCCCCGCCCGACCGCTCCCCTGCCCGAACGGCCAGGACAGGCCATGTCCGAATTATGGTGATATGACTCGTTTGACTGCTGTCCGCCTCCGGACCGCGCCGTCCGCCGGGTGGTCGCCGATCATCGGCCGTCCACCGGGAGAGGAGCATCATGCACGACTATCCGCTGCTCAACATCTTCTGGACGATGCTGGAGTTCTTCGTCTTCGTCCTCTGGATCTTCCTGATCTTCAAGGTCATCACGGACATCTTCCGCAGCCATGACATGGGCGGCTGGAGCAAGGCGCTGTGGACGATCTTCGTCATCGTGATCCCACTCCTGGGCGTGCTCGCCTACCTGATCGTGCGCGGCGGCTCGATGGGCCAGCGCGACCTCGAACAGGCCCAGCAGGCCGACGCCGCGTTCAAGGCCTACATCAAGGACGCCGCCGGCACCCCTGGCGGCGGGAGCGGGAGCGGCCACGTCGACGAACTGGCCAGACTCGCCGACCTCAAGGCCAGCGGCGCCCTCTCCGACGAGGAGTACCAGAAGGCCAAGGACAAGCTGCTCGCCTGACACGGGCAGCCACCGGCCGTCGGCGGCCCCCGGGTCGAACAGGCCCGGGGGCCGCCGCCACGAGCGCCGGAGGGTCGCACAGGGACTACCGAGGGTGACGATGGCGCGAGTCGAAATGGTGCGAAACGAACCGGTCCAGCCCGCGCCGGGCGTGGGGCGACCGGGGAAGGGGTCGCGGTGAGCGCGCGGATGGCGCTGCGGCGGCGTCGGCGGCTGCGGGCGGACACCGTGCAGTTGCTGGCCCTGCTGGCCGGAGTGGCCTTCGGCATCCTGCTGCCGCGGATCCACCGCGGGCCACTGCTGCCCGCCACGCCCGTCACGGACATCGCCCTCGCCCTGGGCCTGGGGCTGCTGGGCACCGTCGCGCTGATCTTCTCGCTGCTCATCCTGGTCGTGCAGTGGGCCGCCACCACCTTCACCCCTCGTCTGATGCTCTTCCGCGACGCCCCGATCGTCTGGCGGACCTTCGCGCTCACCATCGGCCTGATCACCTTCTCGCTCGCCACCGCCCTGGCCATCGGCGACGAGACCACGGTCTCCGTGGCCGTGCCGCTGGCCCAGCTGCTCCTGCTGCTGGCCCTGTGCGTGATGCTGCGCGCCCTCCAGTTGCAGGCCGTCGCCGCCCTGCAACTGGCGGCCGTGCTCGGCTCGGTCGCCGAACGCGGCCGCGCCGTCCTGGCGAGGTTCGCGGCCGAGTCGATGGGCGGGTCCACCGCAGCGGCGGGGGTCACGGCAGCGGCGGGGTCCGGGGCCGGCGCCGGGCTGCCGGCGCTCCGTTCGACGGTCGGCTGGCCGCATCCGCCCGCCGTGCTGCAGCAGGTCGACATCGACCGGCTGCTCACCCGGGCCCGCGCGGCCGGCTCGGTCGTGGTGCTGCGGCAGGTCCCCGGCAGCACACTGCGGCAGGGTGCCGTCCTGGCCGGGGTGCACGGCGGGGAGCTGTCCGGTGCGGCCGTGCTGGAGTGCCTGGTCACCGGGCGGGAGCGGACCTTCGAGCAGGATCCGACCTTCGCCCTGCGGCTGCTCGCCGACATCGCCCTGCGCGCGCTCTCCCCGGCGGTGAACGATGCCGCCACCGCCGTGCAGGCACTCGACGACCTGGAGGACCTGATCGCCCGGGCCGCGGGGACGGCGACCGGAACGCTGGTGATCCCCGACGGCGACGGCGCCGTGCGGGTCGTCCTGGAGCTGCCGGGCTGGGACGAGTTGCTGCGCTCCTGCCTGGACGACGTCATCGCGGCCGCGGCGGCCTCGCCGATGGTGCTCACCCGGATCCGGCAACTGCTCCGGCACCTGCTGACCGTGACCGGCCCGGAGCTGCACGGCGCGATCGACCACCGGATCGCCTGGGTGGAGCACGAGTGGTCCACCAGGTTCCCCTGGCTCGTGACCGACCGCACGTGACCGACCGCACGTGACCGACCGCACGTGACCGACCGCACGTGACCGACCGCACGTGACCGGCAGCGCTGCGGTTGCCCCGGGTCAGCCCCTTGCCCGGTCGAACCCTGCCCCGGCCGGGTGGGGCCCGAGGTCCTCGCGCAGCCCGGCCAGCATCCGCCGCCAGTGCGGCGCCCGCTCGGGTCGGCCGGCCTGGTGCCGGGTCCCCACCCAGCGCGTGACGGGGCGGATGCCGTGCAGGGCGTTGACCAGCCAGACCTCCCGACCGGCGAGTCCGGCCAGGGTGACCGGACGGCGCAGCACGGCGATGCCCAGGCTCCGGGCCTGATAGCTGATCAGTTCCGCGGTGACCCCGGGCAGTTGGCCGGGAGATTCGGGGCGCAGCAGGACGTCCCCCTCCCACCAGAGCAGGCTCGCGGTGGTGGACTCGATCAGCTGCCCGCCGGCCGTGCTCAGCAGCGCGTCGTCGGCGCCCCTGGCCTGTGCGGCGGCCTTCAGTTCGGCGAGCAGCGGCAGGTCGGGGCCCTTGCGCTGCGGGGCACTCCTCGGGTCCCCCGGTGTCCAGGGCAGCACCCGGACCTCCTGGCCCCGGGGCGGGGCCGGGCGCAGCCGCAGTCCCAGCGCCTGCGCGGGCCCCAGTTCGACCCGGGGGAACCAGGCGCCGGTGCGCGGCAGTTCGGCGACGGCGGCCCGCCAGAACCGGGCCACCGCGCCCGGGGTCGGGCCGGCCTCCAGGCAGGCGGCGGCGAAGCGCTCCCGGTGCAGGGCCAGGCCGCGCGTCAGGCCGTCCTGGACCAGCCAGGAGTCGGCGGCCAGCAGCGGGGGCGGCGTCGGGGCGGCGGGCAGCGGGAGGGCGTCCGCCCCGGGGTCGGGGCGGGTGAGCAGGTCGCGCTCCGGGTCCCAGGCGAGGAGGAGCTCACCGGCGGCGGTCATCGGTCAGTACCGCCCGGTGGTGTTGGTCGGCGCGCCCGTGCGCGGTCCGTAGGGTGCGCGCTCCAGCCACTCGCCGCAGCTGGGCACCAGCGGGGAGAGCGCCGCACCGGCCGCCTGGCGCAGCCGGGTGAGCCGGCGGCGGGGACGCAGGTGGGAGAGCGCGGTGCGGGCGGCGTCGCTGTTGAACCGGGCGGCCTCCTTGCGCGCCGCGGCGAAGGCGTCGACGGCGCGCCGGTGTTCGGCCGGGTCGGTGAGCGCGCGGGCCACCGCGTCGGCGGCCGCCACCGCGTCGGCGATGCCGCTGTTCATCCCGCGCGCGCCGAACGGCGGGAACAGGTGCGAGGCCTCCCCCACCAGCAGCACCCGGCGGTCCGCGTCGGTGAAGCTCTCCGCGACCACGTGCAGGAAGTGGTACTTGGAGACCCACAGGATCCGCTCGGCGTACTTGGGCCCGACCACCTGGGCCACCCAGGCCCTGGCCGCCGCCTCGTCGGCCCAGTCCTCGGGCCGGTCGCCGTCCTTGCACTGCAGGTCGAGCTGGAACCCGCCGGCGAACGGCACCCGCATCACGCTGCGGTGGCCGAGCGCGGGGTGCTCGTAGACGAAGACCCGCTCCAGCGGCAGCGGATCGGCCGGATCCTCCTCGATGTCCACGACCACGTGGAAGGCCTCGGAGCGCTCGCCCGCCATGGCGATGCCCTGGGAGCGGCGGACCTGGGAGCGGGCGCCGTCGGCCCCGATCACGTAGCGGGCCTGGAACTCGCGGCCGTCGGCGCAGCTGATCCGCGCGCCCACCGGCCCGCTGCGCAGGTCCGCGACCGAGGCGTCCCAGGCGAACCGCACGCCTGCCGCGCGGCAGGCGGCGAGCAGGTGCCGCTCGGTCTCGATCTGCCGCAGGCTGGTGAACGGCGGGGTGCTGCCCGGGCGCGGCGGCTGGGCCGGGTAGCTGCGGGCGAAGACCTCGCGGCTGCGGTAAACGGTGCGCCGGGTCGGCCAGATGACGCCGTTGCTGATCAGCGTCCGGTCCAGGCCGGGGCTGATCCGGCCGAGCAGGTCCAGCGACTCGCGGTGCACGAAGAGCGCCCGGCTGCCGGGGCGGACCCGGTCCTCGGGTTCGGCCTCCAGGACGGTGACGGGCAGGCCGTGGCTGCGCAGTGCCAGGGCGGCGGTGAGACCGACCGGTCCGGCACCGACCACCACCACGGGCAGCGGCTCACCCGGCGCGGAGGTGGTGGCTGCCTCGGCGGCGGCTGCCTCGACGGCGGCCTCGGTGGTGGCGGTGGCTGCCCCGGTGGCTGCGGTGGCTGCCTCGGCGGCGGCGGTGGTGGGCGCGACCGGGGACGGGGTGTTCGACATGTCAACTCCTTTGTTCTTCAGGTCAGTTGCCGGTCGGCGCGGCCGGCGCGGCGTTCTCGCGGAGCAGCCGGGTGATCTCGACCCGGCGCACCTTCCAGGTGGAGGTGCGCGGCACCTGGGCGAACGGCCAGTGCAGCGGCGCGGCCAACTGCGGCAGGTCGGCGGTGGCCCGGGCCCAGCGCTCGGGGTCGAGCGGGGCGTCGCGCCGGGTGCAGACCACCGGCACCGCCTCGCCGTCGGGCCCGATCACGATGACCGCCTCCAGCAGCTCCTCCAGCCGGGACATCAGCACGTCCTCGACCTCCAGGTTGCTGTCGACGTCCTCGATCCGGTCGATCTCGCGGTCCAGCAGGTGCAGCTTGCCGAACCGGCCGAGGTGGCCCATGTCGCCCAGCCGCCACCAGCCGTCGGTGCGGTTGCGCAGGTAGCGGTCGTGCTCGCCGAGGTAGGTCATGATCGTGCTGCGGCCGCGCAGTTCGAGGTGCCCCGGCTGCCCCTTGGCGACCTCGCGCCCGCTCTCGTCCACCACGCGGACCTTGATGAAGCCCGGCAGCACGTGGCCGACGTCGCGGCCGTCGTTCTTCGCCGCGCTCTTCGCGGTGTACCAGGCGCCGGAGATCGGCCCGGTCTCGCTCTGCCCGTAGAGCTGGACCAGCAGCGGGCGGCGGCGGTGCGAGGCGGCCAGCAGCCGCTGGATGGTGCGCGGGTGGATCGCGTCGAAGGTGCTGCTGTAGTAGCGGACGCTGGAGAGCGGCGAGCCGGGCGCCTGCGCCAGGTCCTCCCACTGGACGAAGTTGTTCGGGTGGGTCTCGACCAGACCCGGGCGGTGCCGCACGAAGATCGGCGCGATCGCGTCCGGGTCGGGGTTGTTGAGCACCAGCAGCGGGTTGCCGTAGTTCAGGAAGACGCCCAGCGAGTGGAAGAACCGCGAGTGCACGAAGGACATGCAGAGCGCCACGGTCTCCTTGCGGCGCACCGGCCAGGCGATGATCTGCTGCGGGAGCAGGCGGTGGAAGAGCGCGCGGGCGTTGTGCACCATCAGCTTGGAGACCCCGGTGGTGCCGGAGCTGTGGGTGATCAGCACCGGCTGGTCGGCGTGCAGTTGGACGGACGGGCGGCGCGGGGCACCGGTCACCTCGGCGATCAGCCGCAGGCCGCCGAAGGACGCGGTGCCGGCCAGCAGCGTCTCGCGGGTCAGCTCGCCGACCGGGACGCCGTCCAGCGGGCCGGCCAGCTTGGCGGCGTCGGTGATCAGCCAGGGCTGCTCCAACCGGCCGAGCAGCTCGGCCACGATCTCACCGGGCAGCGCGGCGGAGACCATCACCGGCACGGCGCCGACCCGGGCGACCGCGCAGGCCAGCAGCGAGATGTCGAAGTTGTCGCTCTTGTGCACCGCGACCCGGTCGGTCGGGCGGACCCCGAGCCGGTGCAGCCGGGCCGCCAGGTCGTCGACCACGTCGGCCAGCGACGCGTAGCTGAAGTCGGTGCCCAGCTCGGGCAGGGTGGCGAGCGGCTGGTCCAGGGTGACCGGCGCGGCCGGGAACTTGGCGGCGGCCCGCTCCCAGAGCAGACCCGGGTAGAAGGCCTGCTCGGGGAGCTTGCGCAGGAGTGTGGACGCCTTGGTGAGGAACATGGCTCGACTGCTTTCTGCGGGGAGGGGATCAGGGGACACGGGCCCTGCGAGGGAGGTCACGCCGCCAGGGTCACCAGCGGCCCTGGCGGACCAGGAACCGCTGGAGCTTGCCCGAGGGGGTGCGCGGCAGGTGCTCGACCAGGGCCACGCCGCGCGGCACCATGTAGGGCTCCAGCTCGGTGCGGGCCAGCGCGATCAGCTCGCGCTCGACGGTCGCCGGGTCCGGCCGCCCGGAGCCGGCGGCGGGGACCACGAAGGCGCGCAGCTTGGTGGCGCCGCGCTCGTCGGCCACGCCCGCCACCGCCACGTCGCGCACGGCCGGGTGCCGGGCAAGCACCCGCTCGATCTCGGCCGGCGCCAGGGTGATGCCGCCGACCATCTCCAGGTCGTCGGCGCGGCCGCGGTGCACCAGGCTGCCGTCCGGCTCGCGCCGGGCGCGGTCCCTGGTGTTCAGCCAGCCGTCGACCAGGGTGCGGGCGTTCTCCTCGGGCAGGCCGAGGTAGCCGGGGGTGACACTCGCCCCGCGCACCCACAGCTCGCCCTCGGCGCCGTCGGGCAGCACCCGCCCGGCCCCGTCGCGGATCTGCGCCTCGAAGCCGGGCACCGGGCGCCCGACGGTTCCCGGCCGGTGGTGGGCCGGCCCGTTGGTGGCGATGGCGTGGCCCGCTTCGGTGGAGCCGAGCTGGTCGTAGAGCGGGGAACCGAGGAACTCGCCCACACTCTGGGCCAGTTCGGCGCTCAGCCGCTCCCCCGCCGAGACCGCCGCCCGCACGCTGCGAAACGCGTCGGCCTCGGTCTCGGCGAGCAGGTTGGCGTAGGCGGAGGGGACGGCGAACAGGTAGCTGACCTGGTGCCGGGCGACGAGCTCGGCGATCCGGCCGGGCCCCGGCGCGCCCGGCTCCAGCACGGCCGAACCGCCCGAGCAGAGCGGGAAGGCCAGCGCGTTGCCCAGGCCGTAGGCGAAGTAGAGCTTGGAGACCGAGAAGGCGACGTCCTGCGGCCCGAAGCCGAGCACCTGCGCTCCGGCGCCGCTGAAGTAGCGCGGCAGGTCCGCGTGGCGGTGCGCCACGCCCTTGGGCCGGCCGGTGGTGCCCGAGGTGTACTGCAGGTAGAGCTCGTGGTCGTCGGCCACCGCCGCGGCTGGGAAAGGGATCTGATGGTCCGCCAGTTCGAGCAGCCGCACGCCGCCGAGCCGGGGCAGCCCGGGCAGGTGATCGCCCACCGCGGGCTCGGCCAGCAGCAGCCGCGCGCCGCTGTCGGCGGCCAGGAACCGGTGCCGCTCGGCGGTGAGCCGCGGGTTGGCGAGCACGGCGGTGGCGCCCAGCCGGGCGGTGGCGAGGAAGGCCACCACCCAGGCGATCGAGTCCGGCAGCGCGATCAGCACCCGGCTGCCGGGGCCCACGCCGCGCTCGGCGAGCACCCCGGCCGCCCGGGCGGCCAGCGTGTGGACCGTGCCGTGGGTGACGGTCCGGTCCCCTTCGTGGAAGGCGGGGCGGTGGTTCCAGCCGCCTTCGGTGGCGGTGTCCGCGAGGACAGCGGCCAGGTTCATCGCGTGGACTCCTGTCTGCCGGTGGGGCGTTGGCGGCTGGGCGGTGACGCCGAGTCAGGCGGCCTACGGGTCAGGCGGCCAGCGGGTCAGGCGGCCAGCGGGTCAGCGGCGGCCTGGTAGGCGCGCAGCGGGGCGGAGGCCTTGAGCACCATCTCGTCGAACTCCTCGTCCGGGTCGGAGTCGAGGATGACGGCGCCACCCGCGCCCACCCGCCACTGGTCGCCGACCTTGACGGCGGTGCGGATCACGATGTTCAGGTCCGCGGTGCCGTTGGTGGAGAGCAGGCCGATCGAGCCGGAGTAGACCCCGCGCGCCTCGCTCTCCAGGTCGTCGATGATCTCCATGGTGCGCTGCTTGGGGGCACCGGTCATCGAGCCGCCGGGGAAGCAGGCCCGGACCACGTCGATGGCGTCGCTGCCCGGCCGCAGCCGGCCCCGGATGGTGGACACCAGCTGATGGACCGTCGTGTAGCTCTCGGTCGCCATCAGGCGCGGCACGTGCACGCTGCCCACCTCGCAGACCCGGCCGAGGTCGTTGCGCAGCAGGTCCACGATCATCAGGTTCTCCGCCCGGGTCTTGGCGCTGGCGGCCAGCGAGGCCCGCAGCTCCTCGTCCCGCACCGGATCGGCGGCGCGCGACACCGTGCCCTTGATCGGCTTGGTCTCCACCACGCCCGAGCGGTCGATGGTGAGGAAGCGCTCCGGCGAGGAGCTGGCGATCTCCACCTCGGGCAGCCGCAGGTAGGCCGCGTACGGGGCGGGGTTGGCGCGGCGCAGCGCGCGGTAGAAGTCGTAGCCGTCCTGCTCGGCGGGCAGCCAGGCCGAGGTGGTCAGGCAGACCTCGTAGCTCTCGCCGGCGCGCAACTGCTGGTGGATCTCGGCGATCCTGGCCCGGTACTGCTCCCGGTCGTGGGTCAACCAGCGCTCGGCGTCCGGTCGGACGCCGCCCTGGCCGGCACCGGTGGCCGCCGGACCCGCCGCTGCCCGGCCCGTGATCGCCGGCTGCGCGGCGGGCAGCGAGAGCAGCGTGGCGGCGGTGCGGTCGAGCCAGCTGAGCGCGCCGGACTCGGTCGCCGGGTCGGCGTCGCTGAGGG
Coding sequences within:
- a CDS encoding NAD(P)/FAD-dependent oxidoreductase; translated protein: MSNTPSPVAPTTAAAEAATAATGAATATTEAAVEAAAAEAATTSAPGEPLPVVVVGAGPVGLTAALALRSHGLPVTVLEAEPEDRVRPGSRALFVHRESLDLLGRISPGLDRTLISNGVIWPTRRTVYRSREVFARSYPAQPPRPGSTPPFTSLRQIETERHLLAACRAAGVRFAWDASVADLRSGPVGARISCADGREFQARYVIGADGARSQVRRSQGIAMAGERSEAFHVVVDIEEDPADPLPLERVFVYEHPALGHRSVMRVPFAGGFQLDLQCKDGDRPEDWADEAAARAWVAQVVGPKYAERILWVSKYHFLHVVAESFTDADRRVLLVGEASHLFPPFGARGMNSGIADAVAAADAVARALTDPAEHRRAVDAFAAARKEAARFNSDAARTALSHLRPRRRLTRLRQAAGAALSPLVPSCGEWLERAPYGPRTGAPTNTTGRY
- a CDS encoding class I adenylate-forming enzyme family protein, whose translation is MFLTKASTLLRKLPEQAFYPGLLWERAAAKFPAAPVTLDQPLATLPELGTDFSYASLADVVDDLAARLHRLGVRPTDRVAVHKSDNFDISLLACAVARVGAVPVMVSAALPGEIVAELLGRLEQPWLITDAAKLAGPLDGVPVGELTRETLLAGTASFGGLRLIAEVTGAPRRPSVQLHADQPVLITHSSGTTGVSKLMVHNARALFHRLLPQQIIAWPVRRKETVALCMSFVHSRFFHSLGVFLNYGNPLLVLNNPDPDAIAPIFVRHRPGLVETHPNNFVQWEDLAQAPGSPLSSVRYYSSTFDAIHPRTIQRLLAASHRRRPLLVQLYGQSETGPISGAWYTAKSAAKNDGRDVGHVLPGFIKVRVVDESGREVAKGQPGHLELRGRSTIMTYLGEHDRYLRNRTDGWWRLGDMGHLGRFGKLHLLDREIDRIEDVDSNLEVEDVLMSRLEELLEAVIVIGPDGEAVPVVCTRRDAPLDPERWARATADLPQLAAPLHWPFAQVPRTSTWKVRRVEITRLLRENAAPAAPTGN
- a CDS encoding AMP-binding protein, which codes for MNLAAVLADTATEGGWNHRPAFHEGDRTVTHGTVHTLAARAAGVLAERGVGPGSRVLIALPDSIAWVVAFLATARLGATAVLANPRLTAERHRFLAADSGARLLLAEPAVGDHLPGLPRLGGVRLLELADHQIPFPAAAVADDHELYLQYTSGTTGRPKGVAHRHADLPRYFSGAGAQVLGFGPQDVAFSVSKLYFAYGLGNALAFPLCSGGSAVLEPGAPGPGRIAELVARHQVSYLFAVPSAYANLLAETEADAFRSVRAAVSAGERLSAELAQSVGEFLGSPLYDQLGSTEAGHAIATNGPAHHRPGTVGRPVPGFEAQIRDGAGRVLPDGAEGELWVRGASVTPGYLGLPEENARTLVDGWLNTRDRARREPDGSLVHRGRADDLEMVGGITLAPAEIERVLARHPAVRDVAVAGVADERGATKLRAFVVPAAGSGRPDPATVERELIALARTELEPYMVPRGVALVEHLPRTPSGKLQRFLVRQGRW